In the Oscarella lobularis chromosome 14, ooOscLobu1.1, whole genome shotgun sequence genome, one interval contains:
- the LOC136195267 gene encoding cytotoxic granule associated RNA binding protein TIA1-like translates to MDGDHQQRVLHVENLDQRINETFVSDIFSAIGPVKDCSLVTELKDSYCFIEFEDYATAARALQAMNGRTIHNKKLKVNWATNNGVDSMKRDEAFRFANENSESNATVAVAVAAAAAPPEIETSGNNVADSSSSSSSTSSGDGDSDWQNASSSSSSSSSPSSSHQLFVGDLNAYVDVDVLTAAFSAKGRVSDVRVLKDPVTGRPKGYGFVSFVNREDAETAKKDLDNSILCGRHIRVNWASRKNTCVVGGKPLDYHEIYRQSPVCNTSVYIGNITVSTTEEHIRSKFGQYGPITEVRVFADKGYAFTKFESHEQATKAIMGCNSSMLNGSSLRCSWGREESRDAATPQWLYYQQQLQTQQQQQQQQQQHHLQDQRHSSYYYNYQQPSQQYAAQAAAAAAAANTYPFYYPYYYNSSGGDLVSHQSYATGQGSQGLVAGVRAAAGGSGITAGLHGFAAPYALAPGQEYRQS, encoded by the exons ATGGACGGAGACCACCAGCAACGAGTCCT ACACGTCGAAAATCTGGACCAGCGAATCAACGAGACGTTCGTCTCCGACATCTTTTCTGCAATAGGGCCGGTCAAAGATTGCTCGCTAGTAACCGAG CTAAAGGATTCCTACTGCTTCATCGAGTTTGAAGACTACGCGACGGCTGCCAGAGCGCTACAAGCGATGAACGGCAGGACAATACACAATAAA AAGCTGAAAGTCAATTGGGCGACTAACAACGGCGTCGACAGTATGAAAAGAGACGAGGCATTTA GATTCGCTAACGAAAACTCGGAATCGAAcgccaccgtcgccgtcgccgtcgccgccgccgccgcgcccCCGGAGATCGAAACCTCGGGGAACAACGTCGCtgattcgtcttcctcttcgtcgtcgacgtcgtctgggGACGGGGACAGCGATTGGCAAAATG catcgtcgtcgtcctcatcatcctcctcgccgtcgtcatcgcatcaactcttcgtcggcgatttgaacgcgtacgtcgacgtcgacgtcttgacGGCAGCGTTCTCGGCGAAAGGACGCGTTTC AGACGTTCGAGTTCTAAAGGATCCCGTTACGGGTCGACCGAAAGGCTAcggcttcgtttcgttcgtAAATCGAGAG GATGCTGAAACGGCTAAGAAAGACTTGGACAATTCTATTTTGTGTGGACGGCATATTCGTGTGAATTGGGCTAGCAGGAAGAACACTTGCGTCGTCG gtGGCAAGCCATTAGATTATCATGAAATCTATAGACAGTCGCCTGTGTGCAATACGTCCGTATACATTGGGAATATCACCGTGTCGACGACTGAGGAGCACATTCGCTCGAAATTCGGTCAGTACGGGCCAATCACCGAGGTGAGAGTGTTCGCAGATAAAGGCTATGCGTTCACAAA GTTTGAGTCACACGAACAGGCGACTAAAGCCATAATGGGATGCAATAGCAGCATGTTGAACGGGAGCTCCCTTAGG TGTTCATGGGGCCGAGAAGAGTCGCGAGATGCTGCCACACCGCAGTGGCTCTACTACCAACAACAACTTCAaacgcagcagcagcagcagcagcaacagcaacagcaccATCTACAAGACCAACGTCATAGTTCCTACTATTACAACTACCAGCAGCCGTCGCAACAGTACGCTGCTCAAGCAGcagccgctgccgctgcagCAAACACGTATCCGTTTTATTATCCTTATTATTATAATAG TTCTGGGGGTGATTTGGTGTCTCATCAATCGTATGCGACTGGTCAAGGTAGCCAGGGTCTTGTTGCTGGTGTTCGGGCCGCTGCAGGTGGTAGCGGCATTACGGCTGGCTTGCACGGTTTTGCTGCGCCCTACGCATTGGCACCGGGTCAGGAATACCGGCAGAGCTGA
- the LOC136195277 gene encoding ragulator complex protein LAMTOR4-like: protein MAMLTQSLEAIPGQVGCLVLSEDGAVLASTGELQNDERTGKVILNMLQAGSRLMKTEQKEPYRRISVMCGRVAYLAMVSSGKIFIIKKDESRAT, encoded by the exons ATG gCGATGCTCACGCAGAGTCTCGAGGCTATACCAGGTCAAGTTGGCTGTCTCGTGCTGAGCGAAGACGGCGCCGTACTTGCG TCCACGGGCGAACTACAAAACGACGAGCGCACGGGAAAGGTAATACTCAACATGCTGCAGGCTGGAAGTCGACTAATGAAGACAGAGCAGAAAGAACCTTATAGGCGAATAAGCG TCATGTGCGGACGAGTGGCTTACTTGGCTATGGTCTCCAGCGGAAAAATATTCATAATCAAGAAAGACGAATCAAGAGCGACCTAA
- the LOC136195278 gene encoding uncharacterized protein, producing MSEELRARHERRSRVASYYVSGTAACSATLGGWYSNRAWKGRGQARIAAVGLLAACSMVAGSAASKAWVTLVSKSVQRGDLSCVACAGVRGANVAAFGGMLVPSFVGSLATDFPKSLLEAKRFFRSYSKPLGSAFGLILICAQASIGFWLASTYAEMKLEERILESRQDEFTTNK from the coding sequence ATGAGCGAAGAACTTCGCGCTCGCCACGAGCGTCGTAGCCGCGTCGCGAGCTATTATGTGAGCGGAACGGCCGCCTGTTCAGCCACCCTTGGCGGATGGTACAGTAATCGAGCGTGGAAAGGCCGAGGTCAGGCGAGAATAGCAGCCGTTGGATTACTCGCTGCCTGTTCGATGGTCGCGGGAAGCGCGGCGAGTAAAGCGTGGGTGACGCTCGTAAGTAAGTCCGTGCAGCGTGGGGATCTGAGCTGTGTCGCCTGCGCTGGCGTACGAGGTGCGAACGTCGCTGCATTCGGTGGAATGCTCGTGCCCAGTTTCGTGGGTTCTCTAGCTACCGATTTTCCAAAGAGTCTCCTCGAAGCAAAACGATTCTTTCGTAGTTACTCAAAACCTCTGGGAAGTGCTTTCGGGCTAATTTTAATTTGCGCTCAGGCTTCTATTGGGTTTTGGCTTGCATCGACGTACGCTGAAATGAAACTGGAGGAGCGCATTTTAGAATCGAGACAAGACGAATTTACGACAAATAAATAA
- the LOC136195262 gene encoding disks large homolog 1-like, whose product MPARKQDAHRALELLEDYHAKLTGTDDRQLRSAIEKVIRIFRSRLFQALLDIQEFYEETLLDSGKSKEQKTHETMEMAAAWEKQSPMPHKKKKEVAVSATAAATAAAVVVEKENDKASSSPVASDLLPPPPEATVTFERQAFLDESMPPEIPPSTSGVEVSPIVVDQPGPDKWQWEQETIILEKGSSGLGFSIAGGYDHPHSPDDNLVYVTKIIPTGGAAKDGRLRLDDCILSVNGNELKYVTHGEAVDALRHAGNRVILLVKRKVLLVEMATSPKGEGRIHEIKLVKAGKGLGFSIAGGVGNQHIPGDNGIFVTKIIDTGAAAADGRLSVGDRILRVNEGSVENVTHEEAVQALKMTDQTVILLVEKAKKDENDGAFSQPVVTSSPMPHQVVDVSVASYEESASPTKVDAARASRDLRTVELKKGSTGLGFNIIGGEDGEGIFISFILAGGAADRSGMLRRGDQIIEVNGADMRLATHEDAALALKGAGSTVTMVVQYNPNEYAEYEKKLSDLRERAQGAAASPSPFKPSNKKELFVRALFDYDKNRDSGLPSAGLSFQHGDILHVINASDDEWWQARLIGPDGRQDDVAGVIPSKKRVERRERSRQKSVKFSRAGTADDKSPGGGRSRKRSFNFAKKLPFFRKKHKEAKEEKQEEAVLSYEEVTQEQIAYARPVIVLGPIKDRINDDLIQDFPEEYGSCVPHTTRSPREYEVDSRDYFFVSREDMERSIQNHEFIEAGQYNENLYGTSVVAVRDVALQGKHCILDVSGYAIKRLQVANLYPIAIFIRLKSVAAVKDMISDKRSSEEHVQKVFERAGKLEQEFAEYFTGIVTGDSYEEIYRNAKEVIRQSSGPLIWVPRRDAEAE is encoded by the exons atgccgGCGAGAAAGCAAG ACGCGCATCGCGCGCTCGAACTTCTCGAAGACTACCACGCGAAATTGACGGGAACCGACGATCGTCAACTGCGATCGGCGATCGAGAAAGTCATTCGCATATTTCGCAGTCGTCTCTTCCAAGCGCTCCTCG ACATCCAGGAATTCTACGAGGAAACCCTTCTCGATTCGGGCAAATCGAAGGAACAGAAGACGCACGAAACGATGGAAATGGCGGCCGCTTGGGAGAAACAGTCGCCAATGCCtcacaagaaaaagaaagaagtcgcCGTCTCGgcgaccgccgccgcgaccgccgccgccgtcgtcgtcgaaaaggagaacgacaaagcgtcgtcttcgcccgTTGCTAGCGACCTGTTGCCGCCTCCGCCCGAAGCGACGGTGACGTTCGAACGGCAAGCGTTCTTGGACGAATCTATGCCACCCGAAATTCCGCCGTCGACATCG ggtGTTGAGGTGTCGCCTATCGTCGTGGATCAGCCA ggtCCGGATAAATGGCAGTGGGAACAGGAAACGATTATCTTGGAAAAA GGATCGTCTGGTCTGGGTTTTAGCATCGCAGGCGGATACGATCATCCGCATTCCCCTGACGACAATTTGGTGTACGTGACGAAGATCATTCCGACGGGCGGCGCTGCAAAGGACGGAAGATTGAG GCTGGACGACTGCATTTTGTCTGTGAATGGGAATGAGCTGAAGTATGTGACTCACGGAGAGGCAGTTGATGCCTTGAGACATGCGGGAAATCGAGTCATACTC TTGGTCAAACGGAAAGTGCTTCTAGTCGAGATGGCGACGAGTCCAAAGGGAGAAGGTAGAATTCACGAAATTAAACTGGTGAAAGCCGGAAAAG GGCTTGGCTTCAGCATTGCCGGTGGCGTTGGAAACCAGCACATTCCTGGCGACAACGGCATATTCGTGACAAAGATTATTGATACGGGAGCCGCAGCCGCAGACGGTCGTCTCTCTGTCGGTGATAGAATACTGCGG GTAAACGAAGGGAGCGTGGAGAACGTCACGCACGAGGAAGCCGTTCAAGCTCTGAAGATGACCGATCAGACGGTTATTTTGCTCGTGGAAAAGGCTAAGAAGGATGAGAATGACGGCGCGTTTTCTCAGCCAGTCGTCACGTCAAGCCCCATGCCT CATCAAGTAGTTGACGTGAGTGTAGCGTCGTACGAGGAAAGTGCTAGCCCCACTAAGGTGGACGCTGCTAGGGCGAGCAG GGATTTGCGCACCGTCGAATTGAAGAAAGGCTCCACGGGACTGGGTTTCAACATCATCGGAGGCGAAGATGGAGAAGGAATATTCATCTCGTTTATTTTGGCTGGCGGCGCTGCCGATCGAAGCGGAATGCTGCGTCGCGGCGATCAGATCATAGAGGTGAACGGAGCGGACATGAGATTGGCGACGCACGAGGACGCCGCCTTGGCGCTGAAAGGAGCCGGAAGCACTGTGACCATGGTCGTTCAATATAATCCAAACG aatatGCGGAGTATGAGAAGAAGTTGAGTGATTTGAGGGAAAGAGCTCAAGGGGCTGCAGCCAGTCCGAGCCCATTTAAACCGTCCAATAAGAAAGAGCTGTTTGTGCG TGCTCTCTTCGATTACGACAAGAATCGCGACTCCGGTTTGCCGAGTGCCGGTCTGAGCTTTCAACACGGCGACATTCTTCACGTGATTAAcgcaagcgacgacgaatggtGGCAGGCGAGGCTCATCGGACCCGACGGACGAcaggacgacgtcgcggGAGTCATACCAAGCAAAAAGAG AGtcgagagaagagaacggTCTAGACAGAAATCGGTGAAATTTTCTCGCGCTGGAACCGCGGACGATAAG AGCCCCGGCGGAGGCCGCAGTCGAAAGCGAAGTTTCAATTTTGCGAAGAAGCTTCCTTTTTTCCGGAAGAAAcacaaagaagcgaaagaagaaa AGCAAGAAGAAGCCGTTTTATCCTACGAAGAAGTCACTCAAGAGCAGA TCGCCTACGCTCGGCCTGTTATTGTTCTGGGCCCCATCAAAGATCGAATCAATGACGATCTGATTCAGGACTTTCCTGAAGAATATGGCAGTTGCGTTCCAC ATacgacgcgatcgccgcGCGAATACGAGGTGGATTCTCGTGACTACTTTTTCGTGTCCCGCGAGGACATGGAAAGGTCGATACAAAATCACGAGTTCATCGAAGCGGGCCAGTACAACGAGAATCTTTACGGGACGAGCGTTGTGGCAGTGCGAGACGTCGCTCTACAG GGCAAACACTGCATTTTGGATGTGAGTGGCTACGCCATCAAGCGTCTTCAAGTCGCCAATCTTTACCCCATTGCTATTTTTATTCGTCTAAAGTCTGTAGCTGCTGTTAA GGATATGATCTCAGATAAACGCAGTAGTGAGGAGCACGTGCAGAAGGTCTTTGAACGAGCTGGCAAACTTGAACAAGAATTTGCCGAGTACTTTACCG GGATCGTTACTGGGGATAGCTATGAAGAGATCTACAGAAATGCAAAGGAAGTAATAAGGCAAAGTTCCGGCCCACTCATTTGGGTGCCTCGCAGGGATGCAGAGGCGGAGTAG